A window of Hyalangium ruber contains these coding sequences:
- a CDS encoding 2OG-Fe(II) oxygenase: MTDFIEIHDGALEPKLCEDIIQRFNKSPQVHRGRTGHGVDLEKKDSFDLTINLVPEWEATVRLLMEKAFPPLRSYLRKYLYTLIGAVSPSLKHPKTGRMVTLNEENFAELGDPLLDQLIGSFYRYGMLNVQKYIKSSGGYPHWHSEIYPQDAKCEPLHRVLAFQFYLNDVSKGGETEFYYQKRKVESKAGRMIIFPAGFTHTHRGNKPESGDKYIITSWVLYHRSEDIYRNPPPPA, encoded by the coding sequence ATGACCGACTTCATCGAGATCCATGACGGTGCCCTGGAGCCCAAGCTCTGCGAGGACATCATCCAAAGGTTCAACAAGAGTCCCCAGGTACACCGGGGGCGCACGGGTCATGGCGTGGACCTGGAGAAGAAGGACAGCTTCGACCTGACCATCAACCTGGTGCCCGAGTGGGAGGCCACCGTCCGGCTGCTGATGGAGAAGGCCTTCCCGCCGCTGCGCAGCTACCTGCGCAAGTACCTCTACACGTTGATTGGCGCCGTCTCTCCCTCCCTCAAGCACCCGAAGACGGGCCGCATGGTGACGCTCAACGAGGAGAACTTCGCCGAGCTGGGCGATCCGCTGCTGGATCAGCTCATCGGCAGCTTCTACCGCTACGGCATGCTCAACGTGCAGAAGTACATCAAGAGCTCGGGGGGCTATCCGCACTGGCACTCGGAGATCTACCCGCAGGACGCGAAGTGCGAGCCGCTGCACCGGGTGCTGGCGTTCCAGTTCTACCTGAACGACGTCAGCAAGGGCGGCGAGACCGAGTTCTACTACCAGAAGCGCAAGGTGGAATCGAAGGCGGGCCGGATGATCATCTTCCCCGCGGGCTTCACCCACACCCACCGTGGCAACAAGCCGGAGTCGGGCGACAAGTACATCATCACCTCCTGGGTGCTCTACCACCGCTCGGAGGACATCTACCGCAACCCGCCTCCGCCAGCGTAG
- a CDS encoding tetratricopeptide repeat protein, producing the protein MRRLLVLCATLACVGGCSCEGKPAPIASVIDSGPAASKAQPAPPAAQEPPAEAPVPEQAMQLHSQGREHGEAGRYDEALQAFQQAQAAAPSWPMPLYDTGYTFVLMGETAKALLVYEQVDKLSPQGFSQSKKMLDSLRREQDGRVPKGTLREYFEVQRLRDLDEVRRRLEALTKKAPAFVLAWQDLAMSAEDPAEGAGLVDKTLALQPDVETRGELLVHKGVLLQRRGDGEAARKQFQAVIDDASLLPSTHALAREMLNAPGL; encoded by the coding sequence ATGCGCCGCCTCCTCGTCCTGTGTGCAACCCTGGCCTGCGTCGGAGGTTGCTCCTGCGAGGGCAAGCCCGCGCCCATCGCCTCCGTCATTGACTCGGGGCCGGCGGCGAGCAAGGCACAGCCGGCTCCCCCCGCGGCGCAGGAGCCTCCAGCAGAGGCGCCCGTTCCCGAACAGGCGATGCAGCTCCACTCCCAGGGCCGGGAGCACGGCGAGGCGGGCCGATACGACGAGGCGCTCCAGGCCTTCCAGCAGGCCCAGGCGGCTGCCCCGAGCTGGCCGATGCCCCTCTACGACACAGGCTACACCTTCGTATTGATGGGGGAGACGGCCAAGGCGCTGCTGGTCTACGAGCAGGTGGACAAGCTGTCGCCCCAGGGCTTCTCCCAGAGCAAGAAGATGCTCGACAGCCTGCGGCGGGAGCAGGACGGCCGCGTGCCGAAGGGGACACTGCGCGAGTACTTCGAGGTGCAGCGCCTGCGGGACCTGGACGAGGTACGGCGCCGGCTGGAGGCGCTGACGAAGAAGGCGCCGGCGTTCGTACTCGCCTGGCAGGACCTCGCCATGTCCGCGGAGGACCCCGCCGAGGGGGCGGGGCTGGTGGACAAGACGCTGGCCCTGCAGCCGGACGTGGAGACGCGAGGCGAGCTGCTGGTACACAAGGGCGTGCTGCTCCAGCGGCGCGGCGACGGGGAGGCCGCGCGCAAACAGTTCCAGGCGGTCATCGATGACGCCTCCCTGCTGCCGAGCACCCACGCACTGGCGCGGGAGATGCTCAACGCGCCCGGCCTCTGA
- a CDS encoding carbohydrate binding domain-containing protein has translation MTRWRACALMGLLLGVSLPAAAGTATVYYYTPYKGWSSAYLHHDASGSWTSVPGTLMESACTGWVAKVLTTGTGSTFQAVLNDGQNRWDNYNNQSGANYVLPTQGTHQIKNGQLLANAGTPCAADTQPPTVPTGLSPGALTPSSVALSWTPSTDNVGVTRYEVLRNGATVGTPSGASYTDSGLTPGTSYSYTVKAVDAAGNVSAASSALSVTTPAASQAEVYYYTRTRGWSAVNIHYAPTGGAWTPVPGVAMNEPACTDWVKKTINLGSATGMKAAFNSNGSWDNNGGADYSLGTGLIRVKDGVVTPNATTPCVVLPPDTTPPSTPSGVTASATQTRIDLGWSASTDDRGVTGYEISRTGGTLGPKTATSTLTSYSDTGLEPQTTYSYTVKALDAAGNTSAASASASATTGSAPPPPPPGQPLGGDIREDAIYFVLTARFYDGDPSNNRGGSMHVKSGNAANNDPMFRGDFKGLIQKLDYIKALGFSAIWITPVVLNRSDYDYHGYHAWDFNRVDPRLESSGASYQDLINAAHAKGLKVIQDVVYNHSSRWGAKGLWNAKVYGVRDSQWSWFYDAPVPGLEYDGLTVDPNTGKSYYNGDLWSTAEPAGNTCRNWGVPTGSYSQEGYRIYNCQWPNPTSGMFPAQYFHQCWIGNWEGEDSRSCWIHEDLADFNTESAPVQNFLIGVYNKYIDMGVDGFRIDTAVHIPRVTWNRRFLPAARQHAEQQFGAKGRDFFMFGEVGSFVNDKWNRGSPNHSAQFFTWKERRTYSADDTAAALEQYNYEQAMGTGSQPTSTNAFLQGNSYHAPDHSQFSGMSIIDMRMHMNFGEASNAFWNGKDSDDSYNDATYNVVYVDSHDYGPNKSSTRYAGGTEAWAENMSLMWTFRGIPTLYYGSEIEFQAGQRIDCGPTCALATTGRAYYGANLEGSVTASDFGVVSSASGKVAETLSKPLARHLQRLNQLRRRIPALQKGQYSTEGVTGGMAFKRRFTDSARGVDSFVLVTVSGGATFTGIPNGTYKDAITGDVKTVAGGTLTASATGKGNLRVYVLDLPGNPAPGKIGSDGPFLKP, from the coding sequence ATGACGCGGTGGAGAGCTTGTGCCTTGATGGGGCTGCTGCTGGGAGTGAGCCTGCCCGCGGCGGCCGGTACGGCGACGGTCTACTACTACACGCCCTACAAGGGCTGGAGCAGCGCCTATCTCCACCATGACGCCAGCGGGAGCTGGACGAGCGTGCCGGGCACCCTGATGGAGTCGGCCTGCACGGGCTGGGTCGCCAAGGTCCTCACCACGGGAACTGGCAGCACCTTCCAGGCCGTCCTCAACGATGGCCAGAACCGCTGGGACAACTACAACAACCAGTCCGGCGCCAACTACGTCCTGCCCACCCAGGGGACGCATCAGATCAAGAACGGCCAGCTGCTCGCCAACGCGGGGACTCCCTGCGCTGCGGACACCCAGCCGCCCACGGTGCCCACGGGCCTCAGCCCGGGCGCGCTGACCCCGAGCTCCGTCGCGCTCTCGTGGACGCCGTCCACCGACAACGTGGGGGTGACGCGCTACGAGGTGCTCCGCAACGGCGCCACGGTCGGCACGCCCAGCGGCGCGAGCTACACCGACTCGGGCCTGACGCCGGGCACGTCCTATTCCTATACCGTGAAGGCCGTGGATGCGGCAGGCAACGTGTCCGCGGCGAGCAGCGCGTTGTCGGTGACGACGCCCGCCGCCAGCCAGGCCGAGGTCTACTACTACACCCGCACGCGCGGCTGGAGCGCGGTCAACATCCACTACGCGCCCACCGGTGGCGCGTGGACTCCCGTGCCAGGCGTGGCGATGAACGAGCCGGCCTGCACCGACTGGGTCAAGAAGACGATCAACCTGGGCTCGGCCACCGGCATGAAGGCCGCGTTCAACAGCAATGGGAGCTGGGACAACAACGGTGGCGCGGACTACTCCCTCGGCACGGGACTGATCCGCGTGAAGGATGGCGTCGTCACCCCGAACGCCACGACGCCGTGCGTGGTCCTGCCGCCGGACACCACGCCTCCCTCGACGCCCTCGGGAGTCACCGCCTCGGCGACACAGACGCGCATCGATCTGGGCTGGAGCGCCTCGACCGACGATCGCGGCGTGACGGGCTATGAGATCTCCCGGACGGGAGGAACCCTCGGGCCGAAGACGGCGACCTCCACCCTCACCAGCTACAGCGACACCGGCCTGGAGCCCCAGACGACCTACAGCTACACGGTGAAGGCCCTCGACGCGGCCGGCAACACGTCCGCCGCCAGCGCCTCGGCCTCGGCCACCACGGGCAGCGCGCCGCCGCCGCCTCCTCCCGGGCAGCCGCTCGGAGGGGACATCCGCGAGGACGCCATCTACTTCGTGCTGACCGCCCGGTTCTACGACGGCGACCCGTCCAACAACCGTGGCGGCAGCATGCACGTGAAGTCGGGCAACGCCGCCAACAACGACCCCATGTTCCGCGGGGACTTCAAGGGGCTGATCCAGAAGCTGGACTACATCAAGGCCCTGGGCTTCTCCGCCATCTGGATCACCCCGGTGGTGCTCAACCGCTCGGACTATGACTACCACGGCTATCACGCCTGGGACTTCAACCGGGTGGATCCGCGCCTGGAGTCGTCGGGCGCCTCGTATCAGGATCTGATCAACGCGGCCCACGCCAAGGGCCTCAAGGTCATCCAGGACGTGGTCTACAACCACTCCAGCCGCTGGGGTGCCAAAGGACTGTGGAACGCCAAGGTGTACGGGGTGCGCGACAGCCAGTGGAGCTGGTTCTACGACGCGCCAGTGCCCGGGCTCGAGTACGACGGGCTGACCGTCGATCCGAACACCGGCAAGTCTTATTACAACGGGGACCTGTGGTCGACGGCGGAGCCCGCGGGCAACACCTGTCGCAACTGGGGCGTGCCGACGGGGAGCTATAGCCAGGAGGGCTATCGCATCTACAACTGCCAGTGGCCGAACCCCACCTCCGGCATGTTCCCGGCGCAGTACTTCCACCAGTGCTGGATCGGCAACTGGGAGGGAGAGGACTCGCGCAGTTGCTGGATCCACGAGGACCTGGCGGACTTCAACACCGAGAGCGCGCCCGTCCAGAACTTCCTCATCGGCGTGTACAACAAGTACATCGACATGGGAGTGGACGGCTTCCGCATCGACACGGCGGTCCACATCCCGCGCGTGACGTGGAACCGGCGCTTCCTGCCCGCGGCTCGCCAGCACGCAGAGCAACAGTTTGGCGCCAAGGGGCGGGACTTCTTCATGTTCGGCGAGGTGGGCTCGTTCGTGAACGACAAGTGGAATCGAGGCTCGCCCAACCACTCGGCGCAGTTCTTCACCTGGAAGGAGCGCAGGACATACAGCGCGGATGACACGGCGGCCGCGCTGGAGCAGTACAACTACGAGCAGGCAATGGGCACGGGCAGCCAGCCCACCTCCACCAACGCCTTCCTCCAGGGCAACAGCTACCACGCCCCGGATCACAGCCAGTTCTCCGGCATGAGCATCATCGACATGCGCATGCACATGAACTTCGGCGAGGCCAGCAACGCCTTCTGGAACGGCAAGGACTCGGACGACAGCTACAACGACGCCACCTACAACGTGGTGTACGTGGACTCCCACGACTACGGCCCCAACAAGTCCTCCACCCGCTACGCGGGCGGCACGGAGGCCTGGGCCGAGAACATGAGCCTGATGTGGACCTTCCGTGGCATCCCGACCCTGTATTACGGCTCGGAGATCGAGTTCCAGGCGGGCCAGCGGATCGACTGCGGCCCCACGTGCGCGCTGGCCACCACCGGTCGTGCCTACTACGGAGCGAACCTCGAGGGGAGCGTGACGGCCTCGGACTTCGGCGTGGTGTCCTCCGCCTCCGGCAAGGTCGCGGAGACGCTGAGCAAGCCACTGGCCAGGCACCTGCAGCGGCTGAACCAGCTCCGGCGGAGGATCCCCGCGCTCCAGAAGGGCCAGTACTCCACCGAAGGTGTCACGGGGGGCATGGCCTTCAAGCGCCGCTTCACGGACTCGGCCCGGGGCGTGGACAGCTTCGTGCTGGTCACCGTCTCCGGCGGCGCCACCTTCACGGGAATCCCGAACGGCACCTACAAGGATGCCATCACCGGAGATGTGAAGACCGTGGCGGGTGGCACACTGACCGCCAGCGCCACCGGCAAGGGCAACCTGCGGGTGTATGTGCTCGACCTGCCGGGCAACCCGGCGCCGGGAAAGATCGGCAGTGATGGTCCCTTCCTGAAACCTTGA
- a CDS encoding peroxiredoxin: MTLKIGDKAPDFTLPKQDGTPVRLQDLLQKTAVVLYFYPKDDTPGCTAQACSFRDSYEAFKEAGAEVVGISSQSTASHESFSSRHRLPFTLVSDEGAKVRKEYGVPSTLGLLPGRVTYVIDREGTIRHIFNSQFNAKRHVTEALGVIQQLQQPRS, from the coding sequence ATGACCCTGAAGATTGGCGACAAGGCCCCGGACTTCACGCTGCCGAAGCAGGACGGCACTCCCGTGCGTCTGCAGGACCTGCTCCAGAAGACAGCGGTGGTCCTCTACTTCTACCCCAAGGACGACACGCCGGGTTGCACCGCGCAGGCCTGCTCGTTCCGGGACTCCTACGAGGCTTTCAAGGAGGCCGGCGCCGAAGTCGTCGGAATCAGCTCGCAGTCGACGGCCTCCCACGAGTCGTTCTCCTCGAGACACCGGCTCCCGTTCACGTTGGTGAGCGACGAGGGCGCCAAGGTGCGCAAGGAGTACGGCGTACCGAGCACGCTGGGGCTGCTTCCCGGGCGGGTGACGTACGTCATCGACCGGGAAGGGACCATCCGGCACATCTTCAACTCCCAGTTCAACGCCAAGCGCCACGTCACCGAGGCGCTGGGAGTCATCCAGCAGCTCCAGCAGCCAAGGAGCTGA
- a CDS encoding C-type lectin domain-containing protein: MSQQRTRAARRAWMKLGVSWALGAAMSLGCGGEAWEAEGISPSGEPTLGTLSQGLEYGGHEYVFVLTPKTWPEADMACLSMGKKLVTLESSAEADWLLLQQPSAGAVWLGLNDRVIEGAWDWTDGSSTYTRWAVGEPNNANNEDCAAFSPGTGLWNDLPCTKAQPFVCESFDPHQEKGYNGHSYIFFEGRKTWLEAQYTCSAQGMAPVTLNDADEEQWVKQQLPATRSWWLGYTDSAKEGTWVWSAPSSGYLNWRPGEPNNSVGNEDCAVANAGPNGSAPAGKWNDIPCSEYVQVICESFSTGPVFYEYVNFSTTDTQTATRYTTDVTVTLQPGQVLDVGTCGVPGAFASNDTYLRLLGPDGLEVMENDDACKGSGSRIRYRVPDCGGGTYVIRAGCYDAGSCGGRLGYNIGYTY; this comes from the coding sequence ATGAGCCAGCAGAGAACGAGAGCGGCGCGCAGGGCGTGGATGAAGCTGGGAGTGAGCTGGGCGCTGGGCGCCGCGATGTCCCTGGGCTGTGGCGGTGAGGCCTGGGAGGCCGAGGGAATCTCCCCGAGCGGTGAGCCCACGCTGGGCACGCTCTCCCAGGGGCTGGAGTACGGCGGCCATGAGTACGTCTTCGTGCTCACCCCCAAGACGTGGCCCGAGGCCGATATGGCCTGCCTCAGCATGGGCAAGAAGCTGGTGACGCTGGAGAGCAGCGCGGAGGCGGACTGGTTGCTGTTGCAGCAGCCCTCGGCGGGGGCGGTGTGGCTTGGCCTCAATGATCGCGTCATCGAGGGCGCGTGGGATTGGACGGACGGGAGCTCCACCTACACCCGCTGGGCCGTGGGTGAGCCCAACAACGCGAACAACGAGGACTGCGCCGCCTTTAGCCCGGGCACCGGCTTGTGGAACGATCTGCCCTGCACGAAAGCCCAGCCCTTCGTCTGCGAGAGCTTCGACCCTCACCAGGAGAAGGGCTACAACGGCCACAGCTACATCTTCTTTGAGGGGCGGAAGACCTGGCTGGAGGCGCAGTACACCTGCTCGGCGCAGGGCATGGCGCCGGTGACCCTCAACGACGCGGACGAGGAGCAGTGGGTGAAGCAGCAACTGCCGGCCACGCGCTCGTGGTGGCTGGGTTACACCGATAGCGCGAAGGAGGGGACGTGGGTCTGGTCGGCACCTTCGTCCGGATACCTCAACTGGCGCCCGGGGGAGCCCAACAACTCCGTGGGCAACGAGGACTGCGCCGTGGCCAACGCGGGGCCAAACGGGAGCGCCCCCGCGGGCAAGTGGAACGACATCCCTTGCAGTGAGTACGTCCAGGTCATCTGCGAGAGCTTCAGCACGGGGCCCGTGTTCTACGAGTACGTCAACTTCTCCACGACGGACACCCAGACCGCGACCCGCTACACGACCGATGTAACGGTGACGCTGCAGCCGGGGCAGGTCCTCGACGTGGGGACCTGCGGAGTGCCGGGAGCGTTCGCTTCGAATGACACGTACCTGCGCCTGCTGGGCCCGGATGGGCTGGAGGTGATGGAGAACGATGATGCGTGCAAGGGCTCGGGCTCGCGCATCCGCTACCGGGTGCCGGACTGCGGTGGTGGCACGTACGTGATTCGAGCCGGGTGCTACGACGCCGGAAGCTGTGGCGGTCGGCTCGGTTACAACATCGGCTACACCTACTGA
- a CDS encoding SRPBCC family protein, translating to MPAVPNPSPTADRELSLSRLLDAPRELVFDAWTDPAHMTQWWGPNGFTTKVYQMDVKPGGTCRFLLTGPDGTQYPSRFTYREVKRPERLMYRHGSDVDDDPNAFEVTVTFEAQGQKTLLTMRSVLPTVEACEHVKSFGAVELGHQTLAKLDAFVQRALAR from the coding sequence ATGCCTGCTGTCCCCAACCCAAGCCCCACGGCGGATCGGGAACTCTCCCTGTCGCGCCTGCTCGATGCCCCGCGCGAGCTGGTGTTCGACGCGTGGACGGACCCGGCCCATATGACGCAGTGGTGGGGGCCCAATGGCTTCACCACGAAGGTGTACCAGATGGACGTGAAGCCGGGCGGCACCTGTCGGTTCCTGCTCACGGGCCCCGACGGCACCCAGTACCCCAGCCGCTTCACCTACCGAGAGGTGAAGCGCCCCGAGCGGCTCATGTACCGACACGGCTCGGACGTGGACGACGACCCGAACGCGTTCGAGGTGACCGTGACCTTCGAGGCGCAGGGCCAGAAGACTCTGCTCACCATGCGCTCGGTCCTCCCCACCGTGGAGGCGTGCGAGCACGTGAAGTCGTTCGGCGCCGTGGAGCTCGGCCATCAGACGCTCGCCAAGCTCGACGCGTTCGTGCAGCGCGCGCTCGCGCGCTGA
- a CDS encoding ArsR/SmtB family transcription factor, whose translation MQTDALSRTFSALADPTRRAILARLSQGEAAVTELAAPFDMSLPAVTKHLKVLERAGLITRGREAQWRPCALAATPLREVSEWVEQYREHWEQRLDRLESYLHALQANQKQSERKKPEPAVSSPEAKKGRRR comes from the coding sequence ATGCAGACCGATGCCCTCTCACGAACCTTCTCCGCGCTCGCCGACCCGACCCGGCGTGCCATCCTCGCGCGGCTGTCGCAGGGCGAGGCGGCGGTCACCGAGCTGGCGGCCCCCTTCGACATGAGCCTCCCGGCGGTGACCAAGCACCTGAAGGTGTTGGAGCGGGCAGGGCTCATCACTCGGGGGCGGGAGGCGCAGTGGCGGCCATGCGCGCTGGCGGCGACGCCGCTGCGCGAGGTCTCCGAGTGGGTCGAGCAGTACCGCGAGCACTGGGAGCAACGGCTCGACCGACTGGAGTCGTACCTCCACGCCCTGCAGGCCAATCAGAAGCAATCCGAGCGCAAGAAGCCGGAACCCGCAGTCTCTTCCCCCGAAGCGAAGAAAGGACGTCGACGATGA
- a CDS encoding M20 family peptidase: MGKVAKSVLGLLAALVLLLVVILVRTATYAPPAAVDPANVQLAPAVTFDRARAAEHLSQAIQIPTISHQDPSENQPAEWERLHAWLQTTYPSAHAAMTRELVAGHTLVYTWKGTDANLSPIVLMAHQDVVPVTKGTEKDWKHPPFAGVIAEGSVWGRGTLDNKGSLVSIFEALEALALQGFSPRRTVMLVLGHDEEANGLGAQGVAALFKSRGITAEFVLDEGMVVISDNPITRAPLAIIGVAEKGYATLVVTAQATGGHSSTPPKETGVTTLARAVTAIVEDPFPLDFQGPGAAMVRSAAAHASFPVKMAVANTWLFEPLLVSQVGATPEGAALLHTTIAPTMLKGSPKENVLPQEATAWINYRFAPGDASTEVMARAKAAVGDLPVTLSWTKTPNEASPVSSTTSESWKALAAVAGEISGAPVAPGLVLAGTDSRYLQPVAKDVYRFQPIELTMASTSQIHGTNEHLSLEGMERMVQFYARLIATTAR; this comes from the coding sequence ATGGGTAAGGTTGCCAAGAGCGTGTTGGGCCTGCTGGCCGCGCTCGTCCTGTTGCTCGTGGTGATTCTGGTCCGCACCGCGACGTATGCGCCGCCCGCCGCAGTGGACCCCGCGAACGTGCAGCTCGCCCCGGCGGTCACCTTCGATCGCGCCCGCGCCGCCGAGCACCTCTCCCAGGCGATCCAGATTCCCACCATCAGCCACCAGGACCCTTCCGAGAACCAGCCCGCGGAGTGGGAGCGGCTGCATGCCTGGCTGCAGACCACGTACCCCTCCGCCCACGCCGCCATGACCCGCGAGCTCGTCGCCGGCCATACCCTCGTCTACACGTGGAAGGGCACCGACGCGAACCTCTCCCCCATCGTCCTGATGGCTCACCAGGATGTCGTCCCCGTCACCAAGGGCACCGAGAAGGATTGGAAGCACCCTCCCTTCGCGGGCGTCATCGCCGAGGGCTCGGTCTGGGGCCGAGGCACCCTCGACAACAAGGGCTCGCTGGTCAGCATCTTCGAGGCGCTCGAGGCCCTGGCGCTCCAGGGCTTCAGTCCCCGCCGCACCGTGATGCTGGTGTTGGGCCACGACGAGGAGGCGAATGGCCTGGGAGCTCAAGGAGTGGCCGCGCTCTTCAAGTCCCGTGGCATCACCGCCGAGTTCGTCCTCGACGAGGGCATGGTGGTGATCTCCGACAACCCCATCACCCGCGCCCCGCTCGCCATCATCGGCGTGGCGGAGAAGGGCTATGCCACCCTGGTGGTCACCGCGCAGGCGACGGGTGGGCACTCCTCCACACCGCCGAAGGAGACCGGGGTCACGACGCTCGCGCGCGCCGTCACCGCCATCGTCGAGGACCCCTTCCCGCTCGACTTCCAGGGTCCCGGCGCGGCCATGGTGCGCAGCGCGGCCGCTCACGCCTCTTTCCCCGTGAAGATGGCGGTGGCCAACACCTGGCTCTTCGAGCCCCTGCTGGTCTCCCAGGTGGGAGCCACGCCGGAGGGCGCGGCCCTGCTCCACACCACCATCGCGCCCACCATGCTCAAGGGCAGTCCCAAGGAGAACGTCCTGCCTCAGGAGGCCACCGCCTGGATCAACTACCGCTTCGCTCCCGGCGATGCGTCGACCGAGGTGATGGCCCGCGCGAAGGCGGCGGTCGGGGACCTGCCCGTCACGCTGTCCTGGACGAAGACACCGAACGAGGCCTCTCCTGTCTCCTCCACGACGTCCGAGAGTTGGAAGGCGCTCGCGGCCGTGGCCGGTGAGATTTCCGGCGCTCCGGTGGCGCCGGGCCTCGTGCTCGCCGGCACCGACAGCCGCTACCTCCAGCCCGTCGCCAAGGACGTCTATCGGTTCCAGCCCATCGAGCTGACGATGGCCAGCACGAGCCAGATCCACGGGACCAACGAGCACCTGTCCCTCGAGGGCATGGAGCGCATGGTGCAGTTCTATGCCCGGCTGATCGCCACCACCGCCCGGTGA
- a CDS encoding FAD-dependent monooxygenase: protein MRIVCVGGGPAGLYFSILAKLSHPHHQVTIIERNPAGVTYGWGVVFWEDLLDDLYRNDPVSAREIADSAARWDQQEVHIRGEQAVHIGGFGFSIGRDRLLEILTRRALSLGVEIQFQRELEDLSEFADADLVVACDGANSKVRRLHASHFQTHIEVGRNKYIWLGTNKLFDAFTFAFEETPAGWLWFHAYRFSGTTSTCIVECPQETWEALGFDTLGPEETLRRLEDIFKRQLAGHLLFNQIRGLGKTPWLNFKRIRHERWFHGNVALMGDAAHTTHFSIGSGTKLAIQDAIGLAGKLRDTADLPSALRAYEEERRTALLPLQNAARSSAEWFENVPRHVEQDTLRFAYALLNRRGGPPWRYPLYLASQQAALRGLLRSLYSARRWVRRGRVDTLAPGP from the coding sequence ATGAGGATCGTCTGTGTCGGCGGCGGCCCCGCGGGGCTGTATTTCTCAATCCTGGCGAAGCTGTCCCATCCCCATCACCAGGTCACTATCATCGAGCGCAACCCCGCCGGGGTGACGTACGGCTGGGGTGTCGTGTTCTGGGAAGACCTTCTCGACGACCTCTACCGAAACGACCCGGTGAGCGCTCGAGAGATCGCCGACAGCGCGGCCCGATGGGATCAGCAGGAGGTCCACATCCGGGGCGAGCAGGCCGTCCACATCGGCGGCTTCGGGTTCAGCATCGGTCGCGACCGGTTGCTGGAGATCCTCACCCGGCGGGCGCTGAGCCTCGGGGTCGAGATCCAGTTCCAACGCGAGCTCGAGGACCTGTCCGAGTTCGCCGACGCGGACCTGGTCGTCGCGTGCGATGGCGCCAACAGCAAGGTGCGCCGGCTCCATGCCAGCCACTTCCAGACCCACATCGAGGTGGGCAGGAACAAGTACATCTGGCTCGGCACCAACAAGCTGTTCGACGCCTTCACCTTCGCCTTCGAGGAGACTCCCGCCGGGTGGCTGTGGTTCCATGCCTACCGCTTCAGCGGGACCACCAGCACCTGCATCGTCGAGTGCCCGCAGGAGACGTGGGAGGCGCTGGGCTTCGACACGCTCGGGCCCGAAGAGACCCTCCGGCGCCTGGAGGACATCTTCAAGCGCCAGCTCGCGGGCCACCTGCTCTTCAACCAGATTCGCGGGCTCGGCAAGACGCCGTGGCTCAACTTCAAGCGCATCCGCCACGAGCGCTGGTTCCACGGCAACGTCGCGCTCATGGGCGATGCGGCCCACACCACCCATTTCTCGATCGGCTCCGGGACGAAGCTCGCCATCCAGGACGCCATCGGGCTCGCCGGGAAGCTGCGCGACACCGCGGACCTCCCCAGCGCACTGAGGGCTTATGAGGAGGAGCGTCGCACCGCCCTGCTCCCGCTCCAGAACGCGGCCCGCAGCAGCGCCGAGTGGTTCGAGAACGTTCCGCGCCACGTCGAGCAAGACACCCTCCGGTTCGCCTACGCCCTCTTGAATCGTCGCGGCGGCCCGCCGTGGCGCTACCCGCTCTACCTCGCCAGTCAGCAGGCGGCGCTGCGGGGCCTGCTGCGCTCGCTCTACTCCGCCCGGAGATGGGTCCGCAGGGGACGGGTAGACACGCTCGCGCCAGGGC